A genomic region of Vitis vinifera cultivar Pinot Noir 40024 chromosome 7, ASM3070453v1 contains the following coding sequences:
- the LOC109121394 gene encoding uncharacterized protein At2g24330 isoform X1, with translation MAEDTSKDQGVEPSLSAPTFEKKDTEIEKKKQKGIISRIWNSLFRMHGDDFEKRLQHISKEEASVLARMKKRTQSWRRMMRHLIVLSFIMEVIAVGYAIMTTRSLDLNWKMRAFRVLPMFLLPGLSSVAYSALVSFTRMCDRKDQKTLERLRAERQAKIDELKEKTNYYITQQLIQRYDPDPAAKAAAATVLASKLGSDSGLKVYVGDEHQLNVPTGKSNDVEVVQSSGMRNRKQLQTRSSNPGSPALHHSDEIPHNAGAEGPGISEHDQLVVEHHTHNGAAHHDGGWIARIAALLVGEDPTESYALICGNCHMHNGLARKEDFPYVTYYCPHCHALNQSKQAEEHASRSNSPRTGSADGISNAPGSVSDGTLTGSSPVRTASEIEEVVEKATPENPVKEED, from the exons ATGGCCGAGGATACTAGCAAGGACCAAGGCGTTGAGCCAAGTTTGTCTGCCCCAACTTTTGAAAAGAAAGACACTGAGATCGAAAAGAAGAAGCAGAAAGGAATTATATCTCGCATTTGGAATAGTCTCTTTAGAATGCATGGCGATGATTTTGAGAAAAGGTTGCAACACATTTCTAAGGAAGAAGCTTCCGTTCTAGCTAGAATGAAGAAAAGAACTCAAAGTTGGAGGAGGATGATGAGGCACCTCATTGTATTATCTTTCATTATGGAG GTTATTGCAGTGGGTTATGCTATCATGACAACAAGATCTTTGGATCTAAATTGGAAGATGAGGGCATTTCGTGTTTTGCCTATGTTCCTTTTGCCCGGTTTGTCTTCTGTCGCTTATTCAGCACTTGTAAGCTTCACAAGGATGT GTGACCGCAAGGACCAGAAAACTCTGGAAAGGCTTCGGGCTGAAAGGCAAGCAAAGATTGATGAGCTTAAGGAAAAGACAAATTACTATATTACTCAACAGCTCATTCAG AGATATGACCCTGACCCAGCAGCAAAGGCAGCTGCAGCGACTGTCCTGGCATCAAAGTTAGGCTCAGATTCAGGCTTAAAAGTGTATGTAGGAGATGAACATCAGCTAAATGTTCCCACAGGGAAAAGCAATGATGTAGAAGTTGTACAATCTAGTGGGATGCGAAATAGAAAGCAGTTGCAGACCAGATCCAGTAACCCAGGCAGTCCTGCATTGCACCATTCTGATGAAATACCGCATAATGCTGGGGCTGAGGGTCCTGGAATTTCTGAGCATGATCAGTTGGTTGTTGAGCATCACACTCACAATGGAGCGGCCCATCATGATGGGGGATGGATTGCTCGAATTGCTGCACTACTTGTGGGGGAGGATCCAACAGAGTCTTATGCACTTATATGTGGAAACTGTCATATGCATAATG GACTTGCCCGGAAGGAGGATTTCCCATATGTAACTTATTACTGCCCACACTGTCATgccctgaatcaatcaaagcaagCAGAAGAGCATGCTTCTCGTTCCAATTCTCCAAGAACAGGCAGTGCTGATGGAATCAGCAATGCTCCTGGTTCTGTGAGTGATGGCACTCTCACAGGCAGCAGCCCAGTAAGAACTGCTTCTGAGATTGAGGAAGTAGTTGAGAAGGCTACTCCTGAAAATCCAGTTAAAGAGGAAGACTAG
- the LOC109121394 gene encoding uncharacterized protein At2g24330 isoform X2, whose protein sequence is MTTRSLDLNWKMRAFRVLPMFLLPGLSSVAYSALVSFTRMCDRKDQKTLERLRAERQAKIDELKEKTNYYITQQLIQRYDPDPAAKAAAATVLASKLGSDSGLKVYVGDEHQLNVPTGKSNDVEVVQSSGMRNRKQLQTRSSNPGSPALHHSDEIPHNAGAEGPGISEHDQLVVEHHTHNGAAHHDGGWIARIAALLVGEDPTESYALICGNCHMHNGLARKEDFPYVTYYCPHCHALNQSKQAEEHASRSNSPRTGSADGISNAPGSVSDGTLTGSSPVRTASEIEEVVEKATPENPVKEED, encoded by the exons ATGACAACAAGATCTTTGGATCTAAATTGGAAGATGAGGGCATTTCGTGTTTTGCCTATGTTCCTTTTGCCCGGTTTGTCTTCTGTCGCTTATTCAGCACTTGTAAGCTTCACAAGGATGT GTGACCGCAAGGACCAGAAAACTCTGGAAAGGCTTCGGGCTGAAAGGCAAGCAAAGATTGATGAGCTTAAGGAAAAGACAAATTACTATATTACTCAACAGCTCATTCAG AGATATGACCCTGACCCAGCAGCAAAGGCAGCTGCAGCGACTGTCCTGGCATCAAAGTTAGGCTCAGATTCAGGCTTAAAAGTGTATGTAGGAGATGAACATCAGCTAAATGTTCCCACAGGGAAAAGCAATGATGTAGAAGTTGTACAATCTAGTGGGATGCGAAATAGAAAGCAGTTGCAGACCAGATCCAGTAACCCAGGCAGTCCTGCATTGCACCATTCTGATGAAATACCGCATAATGCTGGGGCTGAGGGTCCTGGAATTTCTGAGCATGATCAGTTGGTTGTTGAGCATCACACTCACAATGGAGCGGCCCATCATGATGGGGGATGGATTGCTCGAATTGCTGCACTACTTGTGGGGGAGGATCCAACAGAGTCTTATGCACTTATATGTGGAAACTGTCATATGCATAATG GACTTGCCCGGAAGGAGGATTTCCCATATGTAACTTATTACTGCCCACACTGTCATgccctgaatcaatcaaagcaagCAGAAGAGCATGCTTCTCGTTCCAATTCTCCAAGAACAGGCAGTGCTGATGGAATCAGCAATGCTCCTGGTTCTGTGAGTGATGGCACTCTCACAGGCAGCAGCCCAGTAAGAACTGCTTCTGAGATTGAGGAAGTAGTTGAGAAGGCTACTCCTGAAAATCCAGTTAAAGAGGAAGACTAG